CTGGAGCCCAAACCACTCACCGCGAAGATCATCTCCGGCATCATCGCCGTCATCGCCTCCTACATCCTCAACAGGGAATGGAGTTTCCGGGACCGCGGCGGCCGGGAACGGCACCACGAGGCGCTGCTGTTCTTCGCGGTCAGCGGCATTGGCGTGCTGATCGCCATGCTTCCGCTGTGGGTGTCGAGTTACATCTTTGAGCTGCGCGTGCCGAACGTCAGCCTGACGGTCGAGAACATCGCCGATTTCATCAGCGCATACCTCATCGGCAACTTGCTGCAGATGGCGTTCCGGTTCTGGGCCTTCCGCCGTTGGGTGTTTCCTGACGAGTTCGGGCGCCACGAGACTCCGGTGGCTTTCGTCGCGGCCGAGGTGGACGACGACGGATCAGGCGCAGACTCGGAAAACGTCACCCCGCTGCACCCGCCCACGGGGCTGCCCAACAGCACCACCGTGCATCACGGCACCGAGGTCGGCCGTGGCTTGTACGGCTCAGCGCATCACGTGGCGGGTGGCCGTTCCCGGCCACGCCCGGTGGAGCGGCTGTCGCCCTCCTCTGAACCGAGGGTGTCAAAGACCTCGTGATACAGCAGCGAGTGGACGTACTCCACTCGCGGTATCTCGTGAAACTCCAACGGATCTTGTGATGCCGACTCGATGATCAGGGTGCCGGTGCGCAGAATCCTGTCCACCAAGCCGTGCCGGAACTCGACGCTGTTGACGCGCGCCAACGGGATATCGATTCCCGAACGGCTCAACAGTCCCTGACGGAACATCACACGCCGGTCGGTGATCACGAAATGCGTGGTCAGCCAGTTCAAGAATGGCCACACACTCAGCCAGCCGACCAGCACCAGCCAGACAACACCGATCGCGATCATCACCACGTTCTTCGCGGTGGGCTGCCAGTCGGTGTTATCGACCATTGCGGCGACGAAGGCCGCCACGCCGGTGGACAGAATCAGCACCAGGGCCGGGCCGATCAGTCGCTTCCAATGTGGATGGCGGTGCAACACCACCTGCTCGTCGTCGGCGAGTACGTTCTCCGGATACCCCACGTGCAGGGACTTTACTGGTCGCCGAGCGGGCGCAGATGCGTAATGTCGCCCGCCGTCACCGCGGTGACGGTGCCGTCTGCGGCCTCGATACGGAGCTGTCCATCGTTACCGAGCCCGACGGCTACGCCGATCAGTTCACGCTGGCCCGGCAGCTCGGCCCGCACCCGCGCTCCCAGGGTGACGCTGCGGGCGCGGTAATCCTCCAACAGCTGCTCATCGACTCCCCTCGCGGAACGCCAATGCGCGATGCGGCCCGCGAGTTCACGCAGCACCGCGCGCGCCAGCTCGTTGCGGTCCGGATTGGCCCAGCCCAGGATCGCCAGGGACGTCGC
This genomic window from Mycobacteroides chelonae contains:
- a CDS encoding PH domain-containing protein; its protein translation is MGYPENVLADDEQVVLHRHPHWKRLIGPALVLILSTGVAAFVAAMVDNTDWQPTAKNVVMIAIGVVWLVLVGWLSVWPFLNWLTTHFVITDRRVMFRQGLLSRSGIDIPLARVNSVEFRHGLVDRILRTGTLIIESASQDPLEFHEIPRVEYVHSLLYHEVFDTLGSEEGDSRSTGRGRERPPAT
- a CDS encoding GtrA family protein; this encodes MSFADATIARLPRFIRPVAERHHELIKFGIVGATTFIIDSGIFYALKLTILEPKPLTAKIISGIIAVIASYILNREWSFRDRGGRERHHEALLFFAVSGIGVLIAMLPLWVSSYIFELRVPNVSLTVENIADFISAYLIGNLLQMAFRFWAFRRWVFPDEFGRHETPVAFVAAEVDDDGSGADSENVTPLHPPTGLPNSTTVHHGTEVGRGLYGSAHHVAGGRSRPRPVERLSPSSEPRVSKTS